In Zea mays cultivar B73 chromosome 7, Zm-B73-REFERENCE-NAM-5.0, whole genome shotgun sequence, the following proteins share a genomic window:
- the LOC100283287 gene encoding uncharacterized protein LOC100283287: MNEQLMRPPAPLPFHQMWAAVPAMEPPFKPVRAAWKRAARTPWKRKAQPPASGGARWGGAAAPRNTTSFLIRAKRAGGVASLVSPCPVTPAVLPTPVLSPAREVLVEMAKEAWGVDGYGSMKGLIRLRADARDAAGDDSGSGESDVEGHVEVERRLDHDLSRFEMVHLPAAAALGGGDEDDEDEEARTARLEEENLALRDRLFLMERDMADLRRRLLAVEELCRDRHSDGGCVVDATAADEAARSESAAAVVSPGACACEEADAMEK; this comes from the coding sequence ATGAATGAGCAGCTGATGCGACCACCGGCGCCGCTGCCGTTCCACCAGATGTGGGCGGCGGTGCCGGCGATGGAGCCTCCTTTCAAGCCGGTGCGGGCGGCGTGGAAGCGGGCGGCGCGGACGCCCTGGAAGCGCAAGGCCCAGCCTCCGGCGTCGGGCGGCGCGAGGTGGGGCGGTGCGGCGGCCCCGCGCAACACGACGTCGTTCCTGATCCGCGCGAAGCGGGCGGGTGGCGTGGCGTCGCTGGTGTCCCCGTGCCCCGTGACGCCGGCGGTGCTCCCGACGCCCGTGCTGTCGCCGGCGCGGGAGGTGCTGGTGGAGATGGCCAAGGAGGCGTGGGGCGTGGACGGGTACGGGTCCATGAAGGGCCTCATCCGCCTGCGCGCCGACGCCCGGGACGCGGCCGGCGACGACTCGGGCTCCGGCGAGAGCGACGTGGAGGGGCACGTCGAGGTGGAGCGCCGCCTGGACCACGACCTCAGCCGCTTCGAGATGGTCCACCTCCCGGCCGCGGCCGCCCTGGgcggcggggacgaggacgacgaggacgaggaggcgcGCACCGCGAGGCTGGAGGAGGAGAACCTGGCCCTCCGGGACCGCCTCTTCCTGATGGAGCGCGACATGGCCGACCTCCGCCGCCGGCTCCTAGCCGTCGAGGAGCTCTGCCGAGACCGCCACAGCGACGGCGGCTGCGTGGTGGACGCCACCGCCGCCGACGAGGCCGCTCGCTCCGAGAGCGCTGCCGCCGTCGTATCCCCCGGCGCCTGCGCCTGCGAGGAGGCGGACGCCATGGAGAAGTGA